The genomic segment AAAGCCTCACGCTGCATCGGGTTACCCAACCATGAACTTACATCACGCTCCTCGTCTACCCAACTCAAGGTATCAGGCACATTCACCTCGCCTACCGACTTGATCTTCTTGCAGATTTCACTAGGTGTAGAGAAGGTGATGCCACGGTCCTTGGCACACTGAGGCAAAGCCTTCATAAACTCGAGGATGTTGCTTGACAGAGGCTGGGCAATACCAAGAGCAGAAAGCTCCATGAAGATATTGATAACCTGCTCCTCCTCTGGGAAGGCAGCAATCCGGTTCATATAGTTGTCGGCAAAGAGTGGATAACCGTCCCAATCGCTGTTGCTGAAGCGCAGAGAGATATCATCGCTCAGGTTCACATCGCGCAAAAGGAGCTTCAACTTAGAGTTCAGGGCACAATGGTAAACATAGTGAGGAGACTTCCAGCCGAGCACGTGCTTGGCACCCTCGGTGAGCATACCAATGAATCCCATGTTGGCAACATCGTTACCGATATCATCGCTGTAGATGAGCGAAGAGTTGCGCAATACGGTAGGTTTCTTTCCGAAATATTCCTCAATCTTAGTACACTGGCGCATCACCTCATCCTTGAAACTTGCCTCATTAACCAGAGAAGCAAGTCCGTGAGAGTAAGGCTCAGCCAGGAACTCTACACAACCCGTATTGTTGAGCTGCTGAAGCTTCTCCAGTACCTGAGGAGCATGAAGTTCCAACTGCTCCATACCCACACCCGAAAGCGAGAAAGCTACCTT from the Segatella copri genome contains:
- a CDS encoding glycoside hydrolase family 57 protein, with the translated sequence MKTICLYFEIHQITHLKRYRFFDIGTDHYYYDDYENDRSINEIAERSYMPALNALQEMIEKNGKYFKVAFSLSGVGMEQLELHAPQVLEKLQQLNNTGCVEFLAEPYSHGLASLVNEASFKDEVMRQCTKIEEYFGKKPTVLRNSSLIYSDDIGNDVANMGFIGMLTEGAKHVLGWKSPHYVYHCALNSKLKLLLRDVNLSDDISLRFSNSDWDGYPLFADNYMNRIAAFPEEEQVINIFMELSALGIAQPLSSNILEFMKALPQCAKDRGITFSTPSEICKKIKSVGEVNVPDTLSWVDEERDVSSWLGNPMQREAFNKLYSVADRVRIANDPRINQDWDYLQASNNFRFMTTKPSNVGLDRGIYSSPFDAFTNYMNILGDFITRVNDLYPADVDNDQLEGLLTTIKNQDEELEMKDKEIVRLQAKIEKIEKEAEKHHGEKPAKAAPAKKAAAKPAAKKASAKKTTKAEPTEEKKD